From a single Oceanobacillus kimchii X50 genomic region:
- a CDS encoding zinc-dependent alcohol dehydrogenase, with the protein MRAVTYQGPKKIEIKQVTAPTIEKPDDIIVKITSTAICGSDLHLYQGHFPLPKGYIIGHEPMGIVEEVGAEVTKVKKGDRVVIPFNVSCGHCHYCHHEMESQCDHSNPHYDSGGYFGYSEKFGNYPGGQAEYLRVPFGNFTPFLVPESCELEDESLLFLSDVLPTAYWSVRNAGVKQGDTVIVLGSGPVGLMTQKFAWMEGAERVIAIDHLDYRLKHAKEKNKVETFQFTRFPDMGEHLKEITKGGADVVIDCVGMDGKKSPVEYVEQKLKLQGGTLGPIQIATKAIRKFGTVHLTGVYGGNYNAFPLGAFWVRNIQIKMGQAPVIHLMPELYKKVSDQELDPTEIITQRLPLKEAAQAYQVFNDHEDDCIKVVLRP; encoded by the coding sequence ATGAGAGCTGTAACTTATCAAGGTCCAAAAAAGATAGAGATCAAGCAGGTAACTGCACCGACAATTGAAAAGCCCGATGATATCATTGTAAAAATTACATCAACGGCAATATGTGGGTCAGACCTTCATTTATATCAAGGTCATTTCCCATTGCCAAAGGGATATATTATTGGGCATGAACCAATGGGAATAGTTGAAGAAGTAGGTGCAGAGGTTACGAAAGTGAAAAAAGGCGATCGCGTAGTAATTCCATTTAATGTTTCATGTGGCCACTGCCATTATTGTCATCATGAAATGGAAAGTCAATGTGATCATTCTAATCCTCATTATGATTCTGGTGGCTATTTTGGCTATTCAGAGAAATTTGGGAATTATCCAGGTGGGCAAGCCGAATATTTACGTGTGCCATTTGGTAATTTCACTCCTTTTTTAGTCCCTGAGTCATGTGAATTAGAAGATGAATCCCTCTTATTTCTTTCTGATGTTTTACCTACTGCGTATTGGAGTGTGAGAAATGCAGGAGTCAAACAAGGAGATACGGTAATAGTGCTAGGAAGCGGTCCAGTTGGGTTAATGACTCAAAAATTTGCTTGGATGGAGGGTGCTGAACGAGTTATTGCGATAGATCATTTGGACTACCGTTTGAAACATGCGAAAGAGAAAAACAAAGTTGAAACATTTCAATTTACCAGGTTCCCGGATATGGGAGAGCACTTAAAAGAAATCACGAAAGGCGGGGCTGATGTCGTAATTGATTGTGTTGGGATGGATGGGAAAAAGTCCCCTGTCGAATATGTGGAACAAAAACTCAAACTTCAAGGCGGTACGCTTGGCCCAATACAGATAGCTACGAAAGCCATACGTAAATTTGGTACGGTTCATCTTACGGGCGTGTATGGAGGAAATTACAATGCATTCCCATTGGGTGCTTTTTGGGTGAGGAATATCCAAATAAAAATGGGTCAAGCGCCAGTTATTCATCTAATGCCGGAGCTATATAAGAAGGTTAGCGATCAAGAGTTGGACCCAACAGAAATCATTACACAAAGACTGCCCTTAAAAGAAGCAGCTCAGGCATATCAAGTATTTAATGATCATGAAGATGACTGTATTAAAGTAGTCTTGAGACCATAA